Part of the Tolypothrix sp. PCC 7910 genome, CAATATTGAATACTTGAGCCATTAAGAGGATATTTGCGCCTAAAATAAAAGCGCCTAATATCAGTAAAGCCTCTCCCAATAAGCGTTTGCTGCGGTCAAGTTTTTTGCCTTCCGCTTTCCGCTGTGCAGGTTCTCGCCAAGTGTAAAAACCAGTGATAGTAACAGATAGAAACAAACTGATCATCAAGATAAACTTGACATCTCGCGACCATTCTTGCCAGTTGGCGGCGATAAAAATAATCACACCTAAGACTAACAAGATACCGCCAACTGCGATCGCAATCATCCGCGAGCGATCGCGCGTTGCTGCTTCTATGTTATTAAATTGATAACGGTCTGCTAGCTGTTGGTATTGTGAAGCACTAATTATGCCTTCGTCTCGCCATAGTTGTGCTTCTTTGCGTATTTTTCGCTGAAAATTATCTAATATCATGACCCTCTTTGGTGTAGTTTGGGGGCTGGGGATTGGGGAACTCGGGGTTCCCTCTGGGGATAAGGGGTAATGGGGACTGGAGACTGGGAAGATAAGGGAATATGGGGGAAAGGGGAAATAATCAATTACAAACACCTCAAGCCAAACACCAAATGCTTAATGTCCAATGCCCTATGCCCCATGCCCTATGCCCTATTTCAAATGACATGATTTTTTCAGTATGCAGCTAAACCTTAGCTAGGCATTGTTCTTTCATAACAGTTTGATTTATCGATGGAAAAACCTTCAAATCTATTAATTAAACTTGCAAAGCGTTTGTTTGCAAACGCTGATATTCAAGAAAAATTTATTGAAGCGCTGATTAATCCTCAACCTTTTCATCCTTGCATTTTATGGTGCCAATCAAGACCAAATATTTCACCTTTTTCTGTAGAAACACCAGCCAGTTGGCAACCGCAATTTGTCGATAGGTTACCTTTAGGAGAAAAGCCAGGTAAACATCCTCTACATGACCAAGGAGATTTTTATTGTCTGGATTTTTCTTCTGTATTTGCAGCTGCACCTTTATTAACAATTCCGCCATCGGTAAAGCTGATATTTGATATGTGTGGTGCACCAGGGGGCAAGAGTATCTTTGCGTGGAAAGCTTTACAACCTGAGTTATTAATTAGTAATGAGGTAATTGGGAAACGTTTAGGAATGCTTATTTCTAATTTGAAACGTTGCCAGATTAAACCCAGCTTTGTAGTTAATCGCGATTCTAGTATTTTGGCGGAAACTATACCATTATCTAGTAATTTAGTTTTAGTCGATGCTCCTTGTTCTGGACAATCTTTACTCGCTAAAGGTGAAAAAGCACCAGGATGTTTTCACCCAACTAATATTAATAAATGTGCTAATCGGCAAAAACGCATCATAGCTAATTCTGCTCAAGTTGTAGCGCCTCAAGGCTATTTAGCTTATATGACTTGTACTTATTCTCCAGAAGAAAATGAGGAAGTATGCCAATGGTTTTTACAGCGGTTTCCCCAATTTGAGGCAATTGCAATGAATAATTTACAAAATTACCAATCCCATTTAACCGATATACCTTGTTATCGCCTCTTTCCCCAAGATAGGTTAGGAGCAGGAGCATTTACAGTACTGTTCAAAAATACAGATGTTGGTGAGCCAAATGAGGTAGATGAAGAGATTTTTAATCAGCTTGGTTGTAGAGAAATTTTACCTAAATAATGATTAAAGATTATCAATCAAAGTAACGCAAAATTTAATTTTATGCTTAGTGCTTTATATCATTTAATTTTCATAATGATACAAATATATGGTACAAGCATATATCTCAATACGCTTGGATTAAGCTCATTAGTGATTGATTTCCCACTTATTAACAAAGCCAGCAGCATTGGGGATTCTCCCCCAAACCCCCGATTGGGTGACGGTTGCGTCCCCCAAACCCCCTCCAAAATTATGGATACATACTTCTTCTATCAGAGAGGCTACGCATAGCTTGCTTCTCTACAGGGGTTCAGCTTTGTTCTACTAGCTATGTAATTCCTTTATCTCAAAAACGCTGTGTAGTGCTGGCATCAATCCTAAATATTTATTTATGCCAATTTATTTAATTAAAAATGTAGTGACCATAACATTTGTCTTGAAGATACTACATTATCTTTTTTAAAGATTCAAATAATTTTTATCTTTTCAGGGTCAGCTATCACTTCGTTAAGCTACCTAATGCATCTAAAAAAGCTACATCTATCCTAGTGTATAAGCTTGGAGGTGATTACTTGTATTTACTATAAAGCAGGTGCAAAATTTCTCTAAGTTCATCAAGCCTTAATAGTATCCTCGTATTTCTGCTAGGAAGAATAAGGTAGAGTAGAGGTCTTATAACTCTATACATTAAGTAATTTCCATGTTCCGACAAACTGCTTTTGGCATAGCTTTAAGTACGCTTGTCCTTGCCAGTGGATTAACAACTACTCCTATTGCAGGTCACAGTTCTCCACAAAAAAGCCCTCATAATAAACCGTTATCGATCGCTTCAAATCAGGTTGCTGCATCAAATACTGTTTTTAAAACTACATCTCTAGAAAAATCAGTTTTTGACCAAATTAATCGATATCGTGTTTCTAAGGGTTTATCAAAGTTGACTCTAAATGCAAATATCACTCGGCAGGCAAGAATTCATAGTCAAAATATGGCTAATGGTAAAGTTCCTTTTAGCCATCAAGGTTTTGAGAGGCGAGTCACTGTTCTGCCCATTATTTACAAAAGTGCGGGAGAAAATGTTGCTTTTAACCAAGGATATAGCGATCCAGCCTCACAAGCTGTAATTGGTTGGATGAACAGTCCAGGGCATCTCAAAAACATCCAAGGAAAGTATAACCTCACAGGGATTGGCGTTGCTGCTAATAAAAAAGGCGAAGTCTATCTCACACAGATTTTCTTGCAAACTAATTAGTGCTGAGTACTGGGTTGAATTTTGTACTAATTAGGGATTTTTGCCAATCCGCACTAGTAAATTAAAAAAGATTGCTACTTAAGGATGGCTAGAAATTCTGCTTTTTTTGCACAATAATAATGTAGTGTCTCATAGAACTGGCTTCTGTTTGACACTGCAATTATTCTTGAGTGATTCATGACATTACAAGATTTTCAGGTGAGCGATCGCGACCTTAGCGAAACTGCTCTCTCTCAGTATTTAAAATCAGAGGCGATTGCTGTAGATACGGAAACAATGGGATTACTACCACAGCGCGATCGCCTTTGTCTTGTCCAGCTGTGTAACCTAGAGGGTCAAGTAACTGCAGTTCGCATCACTAAAGGGCAAACTGAAGCACCAAACTTACAAAAACTGTTAGAAGCAGCTAATATCCAGAAGGTATTTCACTTTGCGCGTTTTGATATAGCTACTTTACGTTACAACTTAGGCATTACGGTTCAGCCTGTTTTTTGCACAAAAATAGCTAGTAAATTAGCACGTACTTACACCAATCGTCACGGGCTAAAAGATGTAGTGCAGGAATTAGAAAAAGTCGAACTTGATAAAAGCGCTCAAAGTTCTGATTGGGGTAACGCTGTTAATTTATCTGTAGAGCAGCTGAACTATGCCGCTAATGATGTGCGCTATTTACTCAGTGTTAAAGACAAATTAATTGCTATGCTTAAAAGAGAAGAACGTTGGCAAATTGCTCAAGAATGTTTTCAGGTTCTACCAACAATTGTTTCTTTAGATTTATTGCAATATAAAGATATATTTGAACACTAAATTGAGTTCCTGGCTAATATAGCAATTCTATTTTTTTTGAAAAATTTCAGTAACGCACCAAAAGCCTGTCATGGTGCGTTACGTGTTGTAAGTACTTGTATTTTAGCAATCGAATTACTCTAGCTCATACATTCGTTTATGTTCCGCTAAAAGCTGGAGATACTTTTCATTTGTCTTTGCTTGTATCCACTTGGCTTTAAATATTGCTGCTGATTCTGCTTTAACTGGGTCTACATCATAAGGTAAAACTTCTTTTTTATCACCTGATTCTGGCGAAATAGATTTATATTTTCTGCCGCTTTTATGATTAGCATAACGGCGCGATCGCGTATAACCCATTTGTAAAAACTTCCGTGCCATGTCTGCACCAATAAAATCATTGTTTTCTAAATAAACTAAAAAAATCTCATAAATCTTTTCACTCGATTCTTTAGCAATCTCTGGGGTCTTAAATCGCCAGTAAGGAAGAATTTCCGATTTGTATGGCTCTACCAAAAGTACACCCTGTTCACCTTTACCAACACGATAGAGTTCCGGATGTTGGCGAAAATTAATATTGGGAAAGTCTAAAGAATAATCGAAAGGCATGGTAAGTTTTTAGGATAAATAATAAACTTTGAGCAAAAAGTTTATCTTCTATCTTTGTAGAGAAGTTGATTCTGCCATGCTATCTAGCTCTTGTGCTGCGAACAGTGTCTTAGCTCCTGGTGTTCTACGTAAGGTACATCACATTGCTCTCAACGTTCAAGATATGCAAGCATCCCGACATTTTTACGGCAATATTTTAGGTTTACATGAACTTACAGGTGATGAAGTACCTGCAACCTTGGTTGAACTTGTCGCTGCTGGTAAGGTAGCTAACTTCATTACTCCTGATGGCACAATTCTAGATTTATTTGGGGAACCGGATTTATCACCACCAGATCCCAATCCAGAGAAATCTTTCACCAGAGCATACCACCTAGCGTTTGACATCGATCCGCAATTATTCGATCAAGCAGTAGCAGTAATTAAAGATAATCAAATTGCGATCGCTCATGGCCCGGTTACCCGCCCCACTGGTAGAGGTGTATACTTCTACGACCCTGATGGTTTTATGATTGAGATCCGTTGTGATCCAGTCGCAGATTAAGAAACCCTCACAGTCTGGCTGCAAGTATATAGAATTCGCCTTTAGCGTTTCCTAGGGAATGCAGTTATTTGCTGTATCTCCTAGAAGAATTGCTTGTGTTTGATCAATGAATCAGTTTTATAGAGCGATTATATTTTGGTGAAAGTATTGTATTGAGGTAAAGACTTTCACCATTTCTTTGTTGCCATACATCTTTACCGCAAATTAATATAAAGCAATTTTTTATATTTCATCATTGAATACTTTATATATTTATTGTTAGTTTTGATAAATATACGAACCAGCTTTTGAGGTGAGAATTCCGGATTTATGTGCAGAAATCCGTAATTTTTCTCTTATGTAAAGAATGACTATACAAGTATATTTATTGGTAGTTGCACAAGCTGATTTCTCAAACAAGATATCTAAAGAATAAGTGTATTAACAATACATAAATACTTCAATTAGCAACCTAATATTTAATTGCTTAATAAAAAAGTTGTTAATGAAGTTTCAATATTTAGCATCAAGATAGTTTGTGATTACAGCGTTCTGCAAGATAAAAAGTTAACTCCACCAACTTTAGTAATTAGAAAATTGGTGAGCTAAGAGTTCAGTGCATCTCCCTTGTTCACAAGTCTAACCCCTCATCACATCAATAAGAATATGCACCAATACTGTCAAAATATCATTGCACTGGCTGTAGTTTCAATTTCTGCTTTGACTGTGATGCCATGCCAAGCACAAACTGTACCAGAGTCAAATAACAACGATACTAATAAGATTAGCCCCATATCTACAGAACCATCTATTGGCATCAATCCAACTGCGCCATCTCAAGGTAATAATTCCAGTTTTTCTACAAATAACCAACCAAATATTTTATCTGAAAACCTGAGTGATCCTTCTACTAATGCTACTGTCACTACACCAGAGACAGCTAAACCTAGTACAAGGATTCCTATTGGCAGCAGAATTTTTGCTGTACCTACAATGGAACAATAATTAAATTGTGAATCAGCAATAGTTCAAATTTCATAATTCCCATCAGTTCCACAACAAACTTTTTCATAGCGTTCACCGGCAATATCCCAGGTAAATTCTGTTTCTATCAGTTCTCTGCCATTAATAGATAACTCGGCTCTCAGTTGTGAATTATCAAACAGTTGAGTAATAGCGCTAACATACTCAGCTGGTGTATTTGCTCTCAATGCTCGTAAAGGTGTACCAGATTCATCTACCGCTAACCCTTCTAAACCGCGATCGCTTGCAACTATCGGTACACCAGCAGCCATTGCTTCTAGAGTTTTATTTTTAATTCCAAAACCCGTCCGCATTGGTACAATGCAGACGGTTGATTTATGTAAATATTCGGACATTGAAGGTACACGTCCGGTTACAGTAATTCCCGGTAGTTTTTTTAGTGCTAAAACCTCTGGGTTTGGATGACTACCAACAATATCCAAAGTTGTATCAGGATAATTTTTTTGGATTTCTGGCAATACTTCTTGGCTAAAGAAGCATACCGCATCAATATTTGCCAAATTATCCATTGCACCAATAAAAATTAAGCGATGTCCTCCCGGATCACTAGTTCTGTAGGGAAATGACACTAAATCAACGCCATTAGGGATAACTGTAATTTCACTATTAGAGTTAAATTCTTGTAATTGAATTTTATCTTCTGCCGTTGTCACCACAATTTCAGAAAACTTAGAGCAATAGCTTTGTTCGTAACGGCGTAAAAGTGGCAGATTAATTTTATCCCTTAACTTATTTTCGGAAATACCAGTTGCCAGCTGGTTATAGCAGCTACCGTATACAGAACTATGAATATTGACTACAGTTTTTAGCTGTTTTCGGAAGTGCGATCGCACATAAATTTCATTTACGCTATGTTCGCAGGTAATGACATCGCATTTTCCCGCCTCTACAAAGTTATCAATCCACTCTTGCATTTCAGTAGAGTAGCGGTTGATGACACTTGGTGGTGTTCCCTGTTGCAAAAATGAGCTGAAGCGCTGGATTTTCTGGAATATTCCTGCGGAGGTTCCTGATTCTGGGGGACGTTCAAAAACCACTAGACGATCCACACAATCTTGTAATGCTAGTATTTCTGCTTCTGTGACAGTAGCATCACGTTGAGTTAATAGCGTAATACTATGACGTTGACTTAAATACTTAAGTAAATTAAACGTCCTAACCTGTGTTCCTCCGCGTGTTGGTGGATAGGGAAAGGTGGAAGATAGCATTAAAATATTCATATAAGTGGTAGTCTCAGAATACGATTAATAAGTGATACATATACCATCACCTCATTCCAGGCTATATGTCATCACAAGTATCCCTTAATATTGCTTATAAAATTTCGATATATTAAAGTCAATATAAAGCAGATTAGAGCTGATTCATAAAGAAAATATTTACGATGCCCAATTAATTGCTGGGTAAGAATTTCAGCGAATAAAAGCTTGATTGTCCCAAATTCCTGAAACCCTTACAAAACTGAGATTTTACCTGGTTTACAAATTAGCTCTTACTGATGAATCACAATAACAGTAAATTTACTATATACTTTACTATAAACTGTTGTTTATAGTGAAAATAATAACAGAGAATATCAATATAAGAAAATTTAACTCTTTAATTATTCGGGTTTAAAACCATGACTCCATTCGGTATTTATACACTTGCTAATGATATCGTTTATGATCAATTAGTTGCCTTGCTCAACAGTATAGAATTGAATGTAAATGCAGATATTCCTATTTGTATTATTCCCTATGATGATCAATTAGAGAGAGTGCTGCAGGAAATAGCATTTAGAAAAAATGTTTTTTTATTTGAAAATAAAATTTCGATGCAGCGCTGGGAAGAATTTTATAATTACATATGGAATCTTCATCCTCAAGCCCATAAAAAAATGCAAGGGCATTATAAATGGTATAGAAAAAGCAATCTATTTAGAAAAATGTCTGCTTTTGATGGTGAATTTGAAAGATTTGTGTTTTATGATGCTGATAGTTTAGCAATGAGTTCATTGGATAAAGTTGTAAATAAATTAGACGACTATGATTTTATATTTGATGACTGGGAACACCGCAAATCACCTTCTGTAGCAGCATTAAATTTTTCAGTAATTGAAAACAAAATGTCTTTACCAGAATCTCAAATCCGTCCTCAATTACATTGCTCTAGTTTTTTCGGTTCAAAACGTGGGATTTTTGGAGATAAAGAAATAAACAGTCTTAGAGACTTGCTAGCTAATCAGCAAGAGTATACCTATATTAATGAGCATTCTTGGTGGTGTGATGCAGACTTGTTTACTTATATGAGTTGGCGCAGCGATAGACCAATGTTTAACTTTACCCTGAGTCCCGATCCTCAAGATAGAACTGGTAATTGTGCAGATGCTGATCCATTTACTAATATTAACAATATTCTCTACAATCAAGAAGGTTTAAAGCCAATTCACCGACTGCATTATATGAATTATTCATCCTTAGACTTTCAAAGATTGTGCCAAGGTGAAGCCGTTAATATACGTTATGCAAATGAATTTTTATACTACAGATTTCTCAAAAATCCAGGACTAAAACCCAAATATCTGCAACCTCCAAGCCTACAAAAAAAGATGAATAGATTTGGACAAAAAGTACTAAAGAAAGTGAGAAATATAGTTGAATCATTATAAAAAATATTCACTACATATAAAATATTATTTCTCCAATCATTGTGAATATTGAAAATGCCAAAAATTTCTGTTGCTATTCCTACTTTTAATAGATATCATCTCCTTCCTTATGCCATTGAGAGTGTAATCCAGCAGAGTTACGAGGATTTTGAATTAATTGTCTGTGATGACGGTTCTAGTGATGGTACACCTGAGTTGATGTCACAGTATACAGATAGCCGTATTAAATACATTCGTCATCAGCAAAATATTGGTAAAAGTAATAATATGCGCTCTGGCTTTAACGCAGCTAGTGGCGATTATTTTATCAAATTTGATGACGATGATCGGCTGACACCTGATTTTCTAGCACGTACTGTTGCCATTCTTGAGCAAGATTCAAGCATTGATTTTGTGGGTACTGATCACTGGATTATCGATATTAATAATGTCCGCAATGATGAGATGACTAAGAAGAATTCTCGTCGTTGGGGTCGAGAAACATTATATGCTGGTGTTGTCGATAATTTACTAGAGGTGGTATTTGTTTACCAAAGTTTTCAAGTTGGCGCAACATTATTCCGTCGCCAAGCATTACAAGAATTGGGTTTTATGCTTCCCAATATGCAAAATTGTGAAGATAATGATTTGTTTGTGCGGCTAGCTTTGGCTGGGAAAAAAGGCTATTATCTGCCAGAA contains:
- a CDS encoding RsmB/NOP family class I SAM-dependent RNA methyltransferase, giving the protein MEKPSNLLIKLAKRLFANADIQEKFIEALINPQPFHPCILWCQSRPNISPFSVETPASWQPQFVDRLPLGEKPGKHPLHDQGDFYCLDFSSVFAAAPLLTIPPSVKLIFDMCGAPGGKSIFAWKALQPELLISNEVIGKRLGMLISNLKRCQIKPSFVVNRDSSILAETIPLSSNLVLVDAPCSGQSLLAKGEKAPGCFHPTNINKCANRQKRIIANSAQVVAPQGYLAYMTCTYSPEENEEVCQWFLQRFPQFEAIAMNNLQNYQSHLTDIPCYRLFPQDRLGAGAFTVLFKNTDVGEPNEVDEEIFNQLGCREILPK
- a CDS encoding CAP domain-containing protein, with product MFRQTAFGIALSTLVLASGLTTTPIAGHSSPQKSPHNKPLSIASNQVAASNTVFKTTSLEKSVFDQINRYRVSKGLSKLTLNANITRQARIHSQNMANGKVPFSHQGFERRVTVLPIIYKSAGENVAFNQGYSDPASQAVIGWMNSPGHLKNIQGKYNLTGIGVAANKKGEVYLTQIFLQTN
- a CDS encoding ribonuclease D, producing the protein MTLQDFQVSDRDLSETALSQYLKSEAIAVDTETMGLLPQRDRLCLVQLCNLEGQVTAVRITKGQTEAPNLQKLLEAANIQKVFHFARFDIATLRYNLGITVQPVFCTKIASKLARTYTNRHGLKDVVQELEKVELDKSAQSSDWGNAVNLSVEQLNYAANDVRYLLSVKDKLIAMLKREERWQIAQECFQVLPTIVSLDLLQYKDIFEH
- a CDS encoding DUF4385 domain-containing protein, with protein sequence MPFDYSLDFPNINFRQHPELYRVGKGEQGVLLVEPYKSEILPYWRFKTPEIAKESSEKIYEIFLVYLENNDFIGADMARKFLQMGYTRSRRYANHKSGRKYKSISPESGDKKEVLPYDVDPVKAESAAIFKAKWIQAKTNEKYLQLLAEHKRMYELE
- a CDS encoding VOC family protein; the protein is MLSSSCAANSVLAPGVLRKVHHIALNVQDMQASRHFYGNILGLHELTGDEVPATLVELVAAGKVANFITPDGTILDLFGEPDLSPPDPNPEKSFTRAYHLAFDIDPQLFDQAVAVIKDNQIAIAHGPVTRPTGRGVYFYDPDGFMIEIRCDPVAD
- a CDS encoding glycosyltransferase family 4 protein, whose product is MNILMLSSTFPYPPTRGGTQVRTFNLLKYLSQRHSITLLTQRDATVTEAEILALQDCVDRLVVFERPPESGTSAGIFQKIQRFSSFLQQGTPPSVINRYSTEMQEWIDNFVEAGKCDVITCEHSVNEIYVRSHFRKQLKTVVNIHSSVYGSCYNQLATGISENKLRDKINLPLLRRYEQSYCSKFSEIVVTTAEDKIQLQEFNSNSEITVIPNGVDLVSFPYRTSDPGGHRLIFIGAMDNLANIDAVCFFSQEVLPEIQKNYPDTTLDIVGSHPNPEVLALKKLPGITVTGRVPSMSEYLHKSTVCIVPMRTGFGIKNKTLEAMAAGVPIVASDRGLEGLAVDESGTPLRALRANTPAEYVSAITQLFDNSQLRAELSINGRELIETEFTWDIAGERYEKVCCGTDGNYEI
- a CDS encoding Npun_R2821/Npun_R2822 family protein, whose amino-acid sequence is MTPFGIYTLANDIVYDQLVALLNSIELNVNADIPICIIPYDDQLERVLQEIAFRKNVFLFENKISMQRWEEFYNYIWNLHPQAHKKMQGHYKWYRKSNLFRKMSAFDGEFERFVFYDADSLAMSSLDKVVNKLDDYDFIFDDWEHRKSPSVAALNFSVIENKMSLPESQIRPQLHCSSFFGSKRGIFGDKEINSLRDLLANQQEYTYINEHSWWCDADLFTYMSWRSDRPMFNFTLSPDPQDRTGNCADADPFTNINNILYNQEGLKPIHRLHYMNYSSLDFQRLCQGEAVNIRYANEFLYYRFLKNPGLKPKYLQPPSLQKKMNRFGQKVLKKVRNIVESL
- a CDS encoding glycosyltransferase family 2 protein, producing the protein MPKISVAIPTFNRYHLLPYAIESVIQQSYEDFELIVCDDGSSDGTPELMSQYTDSRIKYIRHQQNIGKSNNMRSGFNAASGDYFIKFDDDDRLTPDFLARTVAILEQDSSIDFVGTDHWIIDINNVRNDEMTKKNSRRWGRETLYAGVVDNLLEVVFVYQSFQVGATLFRRQALQELGFMLPNMQNCEDNDLFVRLALAGKKGYYLPELLMEYRYHAEQQGIERAIPYLFDKIRYLESYKFDSKNLEKIRKSRLDEAKLLLGLRLIKKGEILKGRELVLAGKSASATKAWTGLLLSLLTDSLRSKIFTLKLSKRL